One stretch of Prunus persica cultivar Lovell chromosome G1, Prunus_persica_NCBIv2, whole genome shotgun sequence DNA includes these proteins:
- the LOC18792291 gene encoding uncharacterized protein LOC18792291, translated as MEIPVVNRISDFQSRITSLPDPSFFSQAFSISVIERVSQACSFWKWGALIIAILASFGTILTKINIFITRLRRLGVLSSQAVSQKLQDDDFSDIDDDDDETCSISSSSSLSDDELESDSEISYDNAGTPTARDEHFLVRGSGCYGDDRGQNRNSTLRRRRSFGGHHRFSWSDFTSGKSVVKLWDTSSPATFLSADTSVSGCASIGVWDTRVGCRFPAILADWGPQLGRIVGVAAGGVEKLYVKDGVTGALTVGDVRKAESPLRNVTDADMDDTWWDADAVILTDERFDESAVSGCDWAVTRCCSAVRSYLL; from the coding sequence atggaaATTCCAGTAGTGAACAGAATAAGCGATTTTCAGTCCCGCATAACCTCGCTGCCGGACCCATCTTTTTTCTCACAGGCCTTTTCGATTTCCGTCATCGAAAGGGTCTCTCAAGCTTGCAGCTTTTGGAAATGGGGAGCTCTCATCATCGCAATTCTAGCTTCCTTCGGCACCATACTcactaaaataaacatttttattACCAGACTCCGACGCCTAGGAGTTTTAAGCTCCCAGGCTGTTTCCCAGAAGCTCCAAGACGACGATTTCTCCGACATCGACGACGATGATGACGAAACCTGTTCCATTTCGTCGTCCTCCTCCTTGTCCGATGATGAATTAGAATCCGATTCCGAGATATCGTACGATAACGCCGGTACTCCCACTGCCAGGGATGAACATTTCCTAGTCAGGGGCTCTGGTTGTTACGGAGACGACCGAGGGCAGAATCGTAATTCGACGCTCCGCCGGCGCCGAAGCTTCGGAGGACACCACCGGTTCTCTTGGTCCGACTTCACCTCCGGCAAGAGTGTCGTCAAGCTCTGGGACACGTCTTCGCCGGCCACGTTTCTATCTGCGGACACAAGTGTCTCGGGGTGTGCGTCAATCGGTGTATGGGACACGCGCGTCGGATGCCGGTTTCCGGCAATACTCGCCGATTGGGGCCCGCAGCTCGGGAGAATCGTTGGAGTTGCGGCGGGCGGCGTCGAGAAGCTTTACGTCAAGGATGGCGTCACGGGGGCCTTGACGGTTGGTGACGTGAGGAAGGCGGAGTCGCCGTTGCGGAACGTAACGGACGCTGACATGGATGACACATGGTGGGATGCTGACGCCGTTATTCTGACGGACGAGCGTTTTGACGAGTCAGCCGTGAGTGGATGTGACTGGGCCGTCACGCGGTGTTGTAGCGCGGTTAGGTCTTATCTgttgtaa
- the LOC109946536 gene encoding VQ motif-containing protein 20-like, with the protein MNPAKLQLDEDRQHSVSRDQMMMMNGNRPSPLKINKASYLIQKPPNNNNSSSRMANQQHPHEHQQHHQQQRQPVIIYTQSPKIIHTQARDFMALVQKLTGLDQPQQPESTTTTDDHVHVKLDASSLSQGRRNQDDQIIDINNMNSTASQSIISSCSHDDNDQSSSGLTDENCDQNNNKNVDVVHHQGNKGSLSSSCGYYPPNAMFSHPSQPYFADIPLFTPTSTSSTDFFCSPRPLYRFSDSSSHASPNVNVGGSISPSMFKFIKGLTEY; encoded by the coding sequence ATGAACCCTGCAAAGCTCCAGCTGGATGAGGATCGTCAACATTCAGTTAGTAGAGatcagatgatgatgatgaatggCAACCGCCCCTCCCCATTGAAGATCAACAAGGCTTCCTATCTCATTCAAAAACCTCCCAACAATAATAATTCCTCTTCCCGCATGGCCAATCAACAGCATCCCCATGAACACCAACAACACCACCAGCAACAGCGGCAGCCGGTGATCATTTACACCCAATCTCCCAAGATCATCCACACGCAGGCACGTGATTTCATGGCTTTGGTCCAAAAGCTCACCGGCCTCGACCAACCCCAACAACCTGAATCTACTACTACTACTGATGATCATGTTCATGTAAAGCTGGACGCTTCGTCGTTGTCGCAGGGGCGAAGAAATCAAGATGACCAGATCATCGACATTAACAACATGAATAGTACTGCAAGTCAGTCTATAATTAGCAGCTGCAGCCACGATGACAATGATCAGTCGTCTTCGGGTCTCACGGATGAGAATTGTgatcaaaataataacaagaaTGTTGATGTTGTTCATCATCAAGGAAACAAAGGCAGCTTATCGTCGTCTTGTGGATATTATCCTCCCAATGCCATGTTCAGCCACCCAAGCCAGCCCTATTTTGCAGACATCCCTCTGTTCACGCCAACTTCGACTTCTTCGACCGATTTCTTCTGCTCCCCTCGGCCTCTTTACAGATTCTCAGATTCCTCGTCGCATGCGTCTCCCAATGTTAACGTGGGTGGTTCCATTTCTCCTTCCATGTTCAAGTTCATCAAGGGACTCACAGAGTATTGA